The following is a genomic window from Verrucomicrobiota bacterium.
ATCGAGCATATCTCTACTTATATTTTCTGCGAGAGCCGGAGCCGAACGCACCGCCAGCGACGGCGATCCATTACTGGAACGCTCAACCCTTTCGAGAATCGAGCGCGTCACCTCACTGGCCTTCGCCACGTTTTCCTCCAAATGTTCAAGACAGTTACGGAGCTCGGGTTGGTTCTTTGAAAGCGCTTGTGAACGGTGGCTGTACCCTGCGATTTGCAGCAACAGCTTACTCAGGTCATTCGCCGCTGTCCTTAGCCATTCAAGGTCCGGCAGATCGGGCATCGATACGATACCTTTACTGAACTCGACGATATCACCGTGATCGGTTTGGGTCATCCTTGACGCAAACCCACCAGACGCACCCCAAAAGTGCACATCCTAAAAACAAAAACATCCCTAGAGGCAGCATAACGGATGTGTCATGCCGGAATCTCCTGAAAGAGTCAAAGGAAAATCACCCCTATCCCTTGAATCAGAGTGCAACCCCAAAAAAGTCGAGGAAGACCTGACGGTATACTTCACGCTTGAATCCCGGCACCCAATCCAACACGAATTCGCCCGGCTTGATCCACTGCACGGCTCTGAATTCCGGCTCCGCCGTGCCCACGTCAACCACGGCCGCACCGTCCAATTCGAGCAGAAAATAAGTTTGTTCCTGGCCGTGAAAACCGTTCTTGGTGTGACCGTCCATAAAGAGGTAGCGGTAAGGGC
Proteins encoded in this region:
- a CDS encoding RNA pyrophosphohydrolase is translated as MSDLRYRPNVAAIIRRSDGKILVGERSDVPGGWQFPQGGQKRKETPEQALARELLEEVGLGLESYRFVKQRGPYRYLFMDGHTKNGFHGQEQTYFLLELDGAAVVDVGTAEPEFRAVQWIKPGEFVLDWVPGFKREVYRQVFLDFFGVAL